From the Theobroma cacao cultivar B97-61/B2 chromosome 2, Criollo_cocoa_genome_V2, whole genome shotgun sequence genome, one window contains:
- the LOC18607463 gene encoding phosphoprotein ECPP44 has product MEGHHAEGDHNKAVETTDRGMFDFLKKEDEDVAMADAHKPNNAKEKEKPKEKLHRADSNSSSSSDEEEEGEDGEKKKKKKGLKGKIKEKISGDKEATEHKDTSIPTANPEEKKGFLDKIKEKLPGQNKKPEDNALDGHPAEREPKEKGILEKIKEKIPGYHGHKTEEDKGKEN; this is encoded by the exons ATGGAGGGTCACCATGCTGAGGGAGATCACAACAAGGCAGTGGAAACAACAGATCGTGGTATGTTCGATTTCTTGAAGAAGGAGGATGAGGATGTGGCCATGGCAGATGCCCACAAGCCAAACAATGCAAAGGAGAAGGAGAAGCCGAAGGAAAAACTCCACCGTGCTGATAGCAACTCTAGCTCA TCTAGTGATGAAGAAGAGGAAGGAGAAGATggtgagaagaaaaagaagaagaaaggattGAAGGGCAAGATCAAAGAAAAGATATCTGGCGACAAAGAGGCAACAGAGCATAAAGACACATCAATCCCAACTGCGAATCCAGAGGAGAAGAAAGGCTTTCTAGATAAGATAAAGGAGAAACTTCCTGGTCAGAACAAGAAACCAGAAGATAATGCCTTGGATGGGCATCCTGCAGAACGTGAGCCAAAGGAGAAAGGAATCTTGGAGAAGATCAAGGAGAAGATTCCCGGGTACCATGGACACAAGACTGAAGAGGATAAGGGCaaggaaaattga
- the LOC18607464 gene encoding uncharacterized protein LOC18607464 — MHAKTDSEGTSIDASWPPRSPRRPVYYVQSPSNHDVEKMSYGSSPTASPTHHYYHCSPIHHSRESSTSRFSASLKNPRSLSAWKHVQIGHGDDDDDDDDEMDGRDGRRANNVRLYLCLVFLFFVLFAVFSLILWGASRSYKPKVFVRHIVFENFYYQAGNDQSGVPTDMLSLNSTVKISYRNPATFYAVHVTSTPWELHHFQLKIASGQMKKFTLSRKSQRKVVTIVQGNQVPLYGGIPALVNSREHLEGIAVPLNLTFVMRSRAYILGTLVKTKFYGRFRCSVTLRGNKLGKPLNLTDSCDYQ, encoded by the exons ATGCATGCGAAAACGGATTCTGAAGGGACGAGTATTGATGCGTCATGGCCACCGAGGTCCCCTAGAAGGCCTGTTTACTACGTTCAGAGCCCTTCGAACCATGACGTCGAGAAGATGTCGTATGGGTCGAGTCCCACGGCTTCACCAACGCACCATTATTACCATTGCTCCCCCATTCACCACTCCAGGGAGTCGTCTACGTCCAGGTTCTCGGCTTCGCTTAAGAACCCGAGGAGCCTTTCCGCTTGGAAGCATGTGCAGATTGGTCATGGCGATGATGACGATGACGATGACGATGAAATGGACGGTCGCGATGGACGCAGGGCTAACAACGTCAGGCTTTATCTTTGccttgttttcttgtttttcgtGCTGTTTGCGGTGTTTTCTTTGATCTTGTGGGGTGCTAGCAGAAGTTACAAGCCTAAAGTCTTCGTCAGG CACATAGTGTTCGAGAACTTCTATTATCAGGCAGGAAATGATCAATCAGGGGTGCCAACAGATATGCTTTCACTAAATTCAACGGTCAAGATTTCATACAGAAACCCAGCTACTTTCTATGCTGTCCATGTGACCTCTACCCCTTGGGAGCTTCACCATTTCCAGCTCAAAATTGCCTCTGGACAG ATGAAGAAGTTTACTCTATCAAGAAAGAGTCAGCGGAAAGTGGTAACGATTGTGCAAGGGAATCAAGTGCCACTATATGGTGGGATACCCGCTCTTGTGAACTCTAGAGAGCACTTGGAAGGCATAGCAGTGCCCCTGAACCTGACATTTGTGATGAGGTCAAGGGCCTACATTTTGGGCACATTGGTAAAGACCAAGTTTTATGGGAGATTCAGGTGCTCTGTCACTCTTAGAggaaacaaacttgggaaaccCCTTAACTTGACAGATTCATGTGATTATCAGTGA
- the LOC18607465 gene encoding signal recognition particle 43 kDa protein, chloroplastic: METLFVNQTLSRLDLSPKPKLSLSISPQPLQFLATKTNHIKPNRGFALFAVQDQEKSFQETGYTLQADVKDEADESYGEVSKIIGNRALPGGKGMEYLIEWKDGHAPSWVPHDFIAKDVVAEYETPWWTASKKADEKALAELLAAEEDWRDVDAVDPDGRTALLFVSGLGSEPCVKILAEAGADIDHRDNAGGLTALHMAAGYVKPGVAKLLLDLGADPELEDDRGLTPLALAKEILKVTPKGNPMQFGRRLGLESVIKVLEGAIYEYAEVQEILEKRGKGENLEYLIKWKDGSDNEWVKARFVAEDLARDFEAGLEYAVAEGVVGKRMGDDGKNEYLVKWADMEEATWEPEENVDPDLIKEFEAGQIEGNGAVKSQPSVDASGQIDGNGAVKNQSSVDGS, from the coding sequence ATGGAAACTCTCTTCGTAAACCAAACTCTCTCTCGTCTCGATCTTTCCCCGAAACCGAAGCTCTCACTTTCCATCTCTCCCCAACCCCTCCAGTTCCTTGCTACGAAAACAAATCACATCAAACCCAACAGAGGTTTTGCTCTGTTCGCTGTCCAAGACCAAGAAAAGAGCTTCCAAGAAACAGGGTACACACTCCAAGCAGACGTTAAGGATGAAGCGGATGAATCTTATGGTGAAGTCAGCAAAATCATCGGCAACAGAGCTCTCCCAGGTGGGAAAGGCATGGAATACTTGATAGAGTGGAAAGACGGTCATGCCCCTTCATGGGTTCCACATGATTTCATAGCCAAGGATGTGGTGGCAGAATACGAAACCCCATGGTGGACAGCGTCTAAGAAAGCTGACGAGAAGGCTTTGGCGGAGCTCTTAGCAGCCGAGGAAGATTGGCGTGACGTGGATGCTGTAGACCCAGATGGCAGAACTGCCCTTCTCTTTGTATCAGGTCTTGGCTCGGAGCCATGTGTTAAGATCCTAGCTGAAGCTGGAGCTGATATTGACCATCGTGACAATGCTGGTGGGTTAACGGCTCTTCATATGGCAGCTGGGTATGTCAAACCTGGTGTAGCTAAATTGTTGTTGGATCTCGGGGCGGATCCTGAACTCGAAGATGACAGGGGTTTGACACCCTTAGCTTTAGCTAAGGAGATTCTAAAGGTGACCCCCAAAGGGAACCCAATGCAATTCGGTAGACGACTGGGGCTTGAAAGTGTGATAAAGGTATTAGAGGGGGCAATATATGAGTATGCTGAGGTGCAGGAGATATTGGAGAAGAGAGGGAAAGGTGAAAACTTGGAGTATTTGATAAAATGGAAAGACGGTAGTGACAATGAGTGGGTTAAAGCAAGGTTTGTAGCTGAGGATTTGGCGAGGGACTTCGAGGCAGGGTTAGAGTATGCTGTGGCTGAGGGAGTTGTGGGGAAAAGAATGGGTGACGACGGGAAGAATGAGTATCTCGTGAAATGGGCGGATATGGAGGAGGCTACTTGGGAGCCAGAGGAGAATGTTGATCCTGATTTGATTAAGGAGTTCGAGGCAGGGCAGATTGAGGGCAACGGTGCAGTCAAGAGCCAACCAAGTGTTGATGCCTCGGGACAGATTGATGGAAATGGCGCTGTGAAGAACCAATCAAGTGTGGATGGTTCATGA